DNA sequence from the Myxococcus guangdongensis genome:
TGTGGCGCGAAGCCTACCTCAGCCCCCACTAGCGCTGGAACTCAACCCGGCGGTTCTCGCTCCACGCCTCTTCGGAGGAGGCGTTGTTCACCGGGCGGGTCTCACCGTAACCCACCGTCGTGACGGTGTTGGACTTGATGCCCAGGTCCGTCAGGTAGCGCTTGACGGCCGCCGCGCGGCGGTTGGAGAGCTGGAGGTTGTACTCCTCCGTGCCGCGCTCGTCGGCGTGGCCCGCCAGCGTGAGCTTGCCGCCCGGGCTGGTCTTCAGGCAGTTGGCCAGGTCCGACAGGCGCTGCTGGGCGCTGGAGTCCAGCGAGGACTCGTTGAAGCCGAAACGGATGGGGCTCCAGTCGCACTTGTCCGCGGAGGCCGTCACGCAGCGGCCGGCGCTGCACTCCTGGCCGTCACCGCAGTCCGAGTTGGACGCGCAGGTGTCCGTGGGGACCTGGCAGCGGCCCGCCTGGCACTTGCCACCGGAGGGGCACGCCGAGTCGTCCTTGCACTGGGCCTCGGCGCACTTGCCGGCCTCGCAGATGCGGCCGTCACCGCACTGGTTGTCGACGGTGCACTCGGGCGGCTTGGGGGCGCACTTGTTGCCCTGGCAGGAGAAGCCCTCCTTGCAGTTGGCGTCGGTCGCGCACTCCTGGCACGTGCCCTGGACACAGACCTCGCCCTTCTCGGAGCAGGTCGAGTCGTCCTTGCAGTTGGGGTAGCTGGGGGGGCAGCCGGTCAGCACGGCCATGGCGAGGCCGAGACCCGCCCACAGAGAAATCCGACGCATCATTCCTCCCGAAATCATTGAAACGAAAGAAGCACCCGCATGGGACGGGTATTGGGGTCGCGTGTAGTCTCAGTCGCCGGGGTGAGTCAAAGCTTTTGTCCCTTTCGAGACACCCCGCCCGCGCCCCGAAACCCTTGAATGTCCAAATATTTTCCGTGAGATTGTCCCTGTTCCCCGGGAGCGGCCGCGTGACGTGGTCCCCGGGCCGGGAGCGCCCCGCATGCCCGCATCCGTGCTCATCGTCGATGACGAGAAGAACATCCTGCTGACCCTGAGCCAGTCGTTGCAGCTTGCCGGATATCAGACACATCTGGCGGCCAGCGGGCAGGTGGCGCTCGACGTGGTGAGCGCGCGGCCGGTGGACGCGGTGTTGATGGACGTGAAGATGCCGGACATGGATGGGCTGACGGCGCTGGCCCGGCTCACGGAGCTTCGTCCCGAGCTGCCCGTCATCATGATGTCGGGGCACGGCACCATCGACACGGCGGTGAAGGCGACGCAGCTGGGGGCGCGCGACTTCCTGGAGAAGCCCATCGCGCGGGAGCGGCTGCTGGTCGCGCTGCGCAACGTGCTCAAGCACCAGGCGGCGATGGAGGAGCTGCGCGAGTTGCGCGAGCAGCTGGGGCGCTACGACATGGTGGGCAGCGGGCCGGCCATGCAGCGCATCTTCTCGCTCATCCAGCGCACGGCGCCGTCCGAGGGGCGGGTGCTCATCACCGGAGAGAACGGCACCGGCAAGGAGCTCATCGCCCGGGCGCTGCACCAGAACTCGCGGCGCAAGGCCTCGCCGTTCGTGAAGCTCAACTGCGCGGCGGTGCCGCACGAGCTCATCGAGAGCGAGCTGTTCGGCCACGAGAAGGGCGCCTTCACGGGGGCGGTGAGCGTGCGCCGCGGCAAGTTCGAGCTGGCGCACGAGGGGACGCTGTTCCTCGACGAGATTGGCGACATGCCGCCCGCCATGCAGGCCAAGCTCCTCAGGGTGCTCCAGGAAGGAGAGCTGGAGCGGGTGGGCGGCGCGGAGACGCTCAAGGTGGACGTGCGCGTCATCGCCGCGACGAACAAGAACCTGGAGCAGGAGATTGCCGCCGGGCGCTTCCGCGAGGATTTGTACTACCGCATCAACGTCGTGCAGATTCACTCGCCGCCCCTGCGCGAGCGGCGCGAGGACCTGCCGGACCTCATCGGCACCTTCCTGCGCGAGGCCTGCGCGAAGAACGGCCGGCGCCCGCTGACCTTGTCCCCGGACGCGCTGGCGGTGATGAGCGCCTACGACTACCCCGGCAACGTGCGCGAGCTGCGCAACCTGGTCGAGCGGCTGGCCATCCTGTGCGAGGGTCCTGTCGTCACGCGCACGGACGCGCTGGAGCTCCTGCCCCGAGGACGCGGCGCAGTGCCGCCTCCGGTGGAGCAGGTGGCCGCGCCGGCGCCGTCGGTGGACTCCGCGGTGGTGGCCGCCGCGAGCACGCCCGCGCCCGCGCTGATGGCGCCGCCTCCCCCGTCGGCGCCCGTGGTGGGCTTCCGGCCCCGCGCGGACAAGACCTTCCGCGAGCAGGTGGAGGACGCCGAACGGGAGATCATCCTCTACGTCCTGGCCCATACCCATGACAACGTCACGGAGGCCGCCCGGCTCCTGGACCTGGAGCGCGGTCATTTCTATAAGAAAATGAAGGCATTGGGCCTCCGGCGCGGCCAATCCGAGACGTAATCCCGTGTCGTCATCCGTGTTTCAGCGCCGCCAGGCTGAAACATTTCCAGGCACGGTGTTGTTTCACGCCCCACGCGCGACGCCCTGGGGCAGCGGCCCCGCGGACATGCCCACCAGTTGGGCGATGAACTCGCGCCGGCTGCGGACCTTGGCCTTGGTGAAGATGGCCTTCAGGTGGTCCTGCACGGTCGCCGGGGTGATGACCAGTCGCCGGGAGATGGTGTCCGTGGTGTGCCCCTGGGTCACCAGGATGGCCACATCCTGCTCCCGGGCGGTGAGCCCCAGGCTCATCAGCGCCATGGGCAGCACCTCCGCGGGCGTGGCGGGCGCCACGACAATCGCGACCTGCCCGTCCGGCCGCCCCTCCAGGAGGGAGGCATGCAACGTGAGCCACTGTCCGGCGCGCGTCCTCACCCTGGAACGGGATGGCACGTCCTTGCGCCCCGCCGCGCCCAGGCCCCGGGCATGCTCGGCCACGGTGATGACGCCGGACGGAACGCCCGTGGACGACGGTGACGTCTCCGCGAGCTCCGCCAACACGGCCTCCGCCCTCGGGTCCGCCGACATCAACTGCCCCCGGGGCCCCAGCACCGCGATGCCCGGCAGGGGCTGCCCGTCCCCCTTCGGCACCGTGCCCTGGTACGAGCGCCACAACATCTGCCCGATGTGCGCGGAGAAGCGCTCCATCATCCCCAGCTCGCGCTCCGTGTAAGGCCCCCGGTCCGTCGCCCGGAGGAACGTCGCCGCGCCCCAGCAGCCCGACGACAAGTCGAAGTTGACCCGAAGCTCGTCCCCGAAGCCGAAGGGCGCGATGAGCTCGCGGTAACGCGCGCTCTCGTCGAGCTTCTCCCCCGCCGCCCGCCGCAGCGAGCCCACCCGCTGACCGGACGCCCGCAACCCCGCGAACGTCAACGGCTCCGGCGCCCACAGCTCCAGATACGCCGCCCGCTCGAAGCCTCGCGGGTCCAGGTTCTCCATCACCGTCGACGTCACCAGCCCCGTCGCGGGGTCCGTGCCGTGCCAACAACTCGCATCCACGCCCAAGGGCTCTCGAAGCAAGACATTCAGCCGCGTGAACAGTTCTCCCAAGGGAAGCTCGGCGTCGGACAGCTCACGCAAGGCCCCCAACAACGCTCGCTCCATCCGGGAACGCGTCACCATTCCCTGACTCTATCCAGACTAGACACTAATTCCCCACATTCCTGGGATAGACGCGCCCGGCGGGTCCAACGCACCCTGTCGGCAATCCCTGTCCCTCGTGTGGAGGAACCGTGCGCAATCCCCCCCATGGTCGCGTGACGACTCGCGTCATCGCCCGGAGTGTGGCTTTGGCGCTCTGCGCATCCGTCCCCGCGGAGGTCCGGCCCCTGACAGTCCTTCATCAACAACAACAGCAATACTGCCTGAAGACAGGCAGGGGAAACCCTGGTGGCCATGTCAGCGCCGCGCCTTGCCATGGCCCCGCGCTCGACTGGGAATTCGAAGCGGTGCGGGGAGTCCTCGCCCGCAGGGAGCGCATCCGGGATGGCAGTTTCTGTCTGGGCGCTCGCGGGCGACATCTGGTCTCCGCGCGGTGTGATGACAGCCTGGAGCAGCAATGGGTCGTCACCCCGTTCGAGGTGCCCGGCGCCGCCCCGCCTCCAGGGTTCCGGGGCATCCGCCTGAAGAGCGCCGCGACGGGGGGATGCGTGGAGGGGGCGCCGGAGCCCGTGGGCGGGGCTCGCATCCGCCTGCACCCGGAATGTCTGCCCCAGCCCTCACAGCAATGGAATGTCCATCGCTCGGTGTTCGAGCGGCTCCTCATGCAAACCCCTCCCGAGGCCGCTCGCGCCCCTCAACGACGGCCCCGGGCGTCTGGCGATACCGAGCGCCTCCACTTCTACTCGGACGAGAGCCGCACCCTCCTGGTGGGATGGCGCGACAGGGATTGTCTGGGTGCCCAGACGTCCTGGGGCGTGTCATCCCCCCATGAGACGCGGGTCTCCACCTCCTGCCCGGGCGAGGCAGGAGGCCTGGAGTGACGGCTCAGAGCGGGTCGGCCGTCGCGCAGCTCGGCGAGGCGCTCTCCGCCACCTGGCGCGTCAACGACTTGCGGCTCGCGTCGGTGAACGGGGACACGCCCATCACCAGGCACGTCCGGTAGAGCAGCGCCTTGCTCGCGGGGAAGGCATTGATGGCCGTGCTGAAGTCGTTGTTGAAGTACACCGAGGTGAACGCCGAGCCGTAGAACGGGCTGGAGCCCCAGGCGAACTTCTTGCCCGTCACGCCCGTCGCCGCGTTGAGCCCGCTGTACTGCGCGGACTGGAACGGCCACTCGCCCGCGGAGAAGCCGTCGCTCAGCAGCGCCCGCCCCGTCGCGGCCTTCGTCGAGCCATTGTTGGTGCTGTAGCCGCCGTAGACCAGCCCCGCGTCCTGGCCCAGCTTCAGCTCGAACAGGCCCAGCTCGTACAACACCCCCGTGCCCGAGTGCCGCGCGATGAGCGCGTGGTACTTGCGCGTGGTGCCGATGGGCTCGTTCCACGTCCAGTTCGCCTGGGTGGTCAGCGCGCCCGCCACGGGCGCCTGCGTGGTGAAGTGGTTGCGCGTGTCGCCCCACTGCACGTTGCTCAGCGACGCCTGCGTGTCCGCGTCCGCGAACTCGACGACGCCGTAGGGGCCTCGCATGTCGAACGAGAGCTGTCCCGCCGTCGCCTCACCCAGGTCCAACCGGGTGTCCAGGCGCGGGAAGTCGACGCCCTTCTGGAAGACCCAGCGAAGGGTGAGCGGCACCATGAACTTCTGGTGGGACGCGGCGGCGGCTGGCGTCGCCGCGGTGACGTCCGCCATGGCCGCCCGCGTTCCCCACTTCGGATAGGTCGTCGTGAAGGTGTGGCTGGCGGTGGTGCTCGCCGGCAGGATGGCCGAGTGCGCACCCTGCACCGGGAAGCCATACCCCAGCGGCGAGTCGTCCTCGTCGTGCAGCCCCGCGATGGTGCCGGACGCGCCGTTGTCGAACTGGCGGTACAGCTCGTGCCCCACGAAGTAGCCGAAGCCACGCTCGCCGCCGCCCGTGCCATCCACCGTCACCGTGCGCCAGTCGGCGCCCGCGGCGACCTGGTAGGTCATCTGGACCGCGTACCCGCCGTTGCCCGCGGCGGTCTGCCGCTTCAGCGACAGCGTCCTCGGGCGCCCCTTCGAGTCCGTCCACGTGTAGCGGTCCACGTCGATTCCACCCACCACGGTGGACTCACGCGAGACGCCGTCGCCCTGCTCGAAGGAGGGCACCTCGGGCCCCGCGTCCGGAGTCCCCGCATCCGGCGTCCCCGCGTCACCACCGGCATCCGGGAGGCCCGCGTCCTGGACGCCCGCGTCGTCCTTCGAGTCACTGGAGCCGCAGGCACACAGACACAGCGCCGTCGCCAGGAGCGTCACCTCGAGCCATCGCTGATTCATTCGCATGCGTCGCGGTTATCACGCCTCGCGGGGCGTCGATATCGGTCGGCAGAGACGTGAAGAAATACACACAGCGCCCGAAGGAATCTCGCCCTCGACGTTGCGCGCGGCGCCGGGGCGCCTTCATCCAGACATGCTGAAGGTTTCCGCTCGGGGTCAGCTGACAGCGAACCCCGCCGCGATGCCCTATCCTCGCGAGGGCAACACCCACCGGAGACGGAGTTCCAGGAGGACGCATGCGAGGCATTCTCGGAGGACTGCTGGCGGCGGCGCTGCTGATGGGCTGTGGTGGAAGCGAGGCCGACACGGACACGCCCCCGCCCGAGACCCAGGGCGGAGGAGTCACCGCGTCGGCGCTGTGCACCAGCGCCTACCTCACCAAGTACTACAACAAGACGTACACGGAGGTGCTCGGCACGCTGACGTGTGTCTGTGGCGCGGCGCCCGTCTTCGAGGGCAACCTGACGCCCTACCCCAAGACCTACAACCAGAGCGCCTGTCCCTGAACGAGGCCCGCTCCCGTCCGGGCCTTCCGGACGGGAGTGACTCGACGCCACTCCTGGTGAAGCCAGACATGGCGCGAAACGCACACACACCTGTTGCCCTCGCGGCCTCGACTGACGTGTGATGGCAAGTCGCCCATGACCTCCGCACTGCTCCGAACGCTGACGCTCTGCTGTCTGGTGTCCACGGCCTGTTCCAAGGAGGGTCCCGCCGGCCCGCCCGGTCCACAAGGCCCCCAAGGGCCCGCTGGAGGTCCCATGGGTCCACAGGGGCCTGTCGGCTCCACGGGTCCCACCGGACCACAGGGCCCCGCCGGCGCCACGGGCTCAATCGGTCCACAAGGTCCTGTCGGGGCCACCGGTGCGCAGGGCCTCACGGGTCCGCAGGGTGTCACGGGCCCCACCGGCCCGCAGGGCCTCACGGGGGCGATGGGCCCGACCGGCCCCAAGGGAGAGACGGGCGCCTCCGGGCCTCCAGGCCCCGCGACCCGGACCATGCGCGTCCACGACGCCACGGGCCGCTTCGTCAGCAACGACACCCTCTTCGCGGACGCCCAGGGCCTCGTCTGGTCCGTGGACATCGAGACCGGCAGGTCCAAGCCCGTCTTCCAGGACGTCTCGAGCTACTTCGAGACCAGCGATTGCACGGGCGAGGCATTCCTCGGGGGCACCTTCCCTCCCCGCTACGTCTTCACTCTCGCCGGGGACCCGACCTTCCGCCGACGCCCCGACACCCAGATGCGCGCGCTCCGTCAGTTCAAGTCCTTCTTTTCGGAGGGGCGCTGCCGGACCACCCAGTTCGAGAGCCATGGCCTCCCCCTGTCCAACACCGTGCCGGACAGCCCCGTCTCCCCGCCGACGCACACGGACGGCTTCACGCCGCCCTTCCACTACGAATTCGACTGAAGCCACCCGCTCGGAGCCACCCCGACTCACGGCACTCCGAGCAGCCGCAGTCCCGCCGCACTCGCCGCCGCGGCAATCACCACCCCGATGAAGGGCAAACGCAGGCACGCGAGCACCGCGCCGACGAGCACCCCCGCCGGCCGGGCCCACCCGGCGAAGCCCCCCTGAACCAGCAGCGTCGAGGTGGCCACGAGCGCCGCCAGCATCGCGATGGTCGCCAGCGCCATCCGCTCCTGGACCCGTGCCGACAGCTTCAGCCGCTCGCTCAACAGCGGCCCCGCCACGCGGAAGCCATACGTCCCCAGGGCCAGCACCAGAATCGGCAGCAAGGTCATCGCAGCGCCACTCCCACGGCGAGAATCGACAGAATCACCGGCAGCCCCATGGGCAGCCACGGCGTCAGCACCAACGCGATGAGCGCGCCCACCAGCGCCACCTTGCGCGCCTTCGCCGCACGCTCCCTCGCGCCGGCCTCCGCGTCCTGCTCCCGGGGCGGCAACAACGACGGCAACAGCAGCGCGACCATGCACGCGGGGAACGCCGCGTCGAGCCCCAGCGACTCGGAGCTGCCCACCACGCGCCCCGCCCAGCCGCCCAGCACCACGCCCGTGTTCCACCCCACGAACAACATGCCGCCGCACAGCCAGTAGGCCGCCCGACGCCGCCCCGGCTCTCGCTGCGACAGGGCGAAGGCCACCGACTCGTCCACCATCAGGTGCGCGCCCAACAGCCGCGTGGGCCACCGCTTCCCCAACAGGTCCGCCACCGCCAGCCCGAAGGGCAGATGCCGCGCGTTGAGCAGGAGCCCCGCGAGCACCGCCGCCACCGGACTGCCGCCCGCCGCCACCATCCCCACCACCACGAACTGCGCGCCCCCCGCGAACACCACCACCGACATGAACAGCGCCATCCACACCGACATCCCCGCCGCCACCGCCAGCGCGCCGAACGACACCCCCACCACCCCCGACGCCAGCGCCACCGCCCCCACGTCCCGCACCAACACCCGGTCCACGTTCTCCATGCATCTCAATGTGGACAGAAGCCGCCCGTTCGTCAATAAGAACGACCATGCCGGTAAAACGAACGCCCAAGACGCCTCGTCCGCTGGACGCCATCGCCGTCGCCCTGCGCCGGGAGCGTGAGCGCGCGGACATGTCCCTGTCGGAGCTCGCCCGCCGCGCGGACATCTCCAAGTCCACGCTGTCGCAGCTGGAGTCGGGCGCCGGCAACCCGAGCATCGAGACGCTCTGGGCCCTGGCCGTGGCGCTGGGCGTGCCCTTCAGCCGGCTGGTGGACCCGCCCGCTCGCGAGGTGCGCGTCATCCGCGCCGGCGAGGGCGCCGCCATCCGCTCCGAGCAGGCCCACTTCACCGGCATCATGCTGTCCGCCTGCCCGCCTGGCGCCCGCAGGGACCTCTACGTCATCACCCTGGAGCCCGGCTCCGCCCGCCACGCCCAGGCCCACATCCCCGGCAGCGTCGAGCACCTCATCGTCAGCAAGGGTCGGCTGCGCGCGGGCCCCACGGACAACCCGGTGGAGCTGGCTCCCGGCGACTACGCCACCTTCCCCGGTGACGTGCCCCACCTCTACGAGGCGCTCGCCCCCCACACCGTCGCCGTCATGGTGATGGAACACGTGTAGGCAGGAGAACCCCGCGACTCTGAATCCCTGGAATCTCCGGAGCTGAACCGCCGGGCCAGACATGGGAGACTCCGGTCCGCATGAGTACGGCCCCCATCCTCGGAATCGACTTCGGGACCACCAACACGTCAGCGGCCTTCTTCGACAAGACGGGCAAGCTGCGGCTGGTGCCGGTGACGGACAAGAGCTTCACGCTGCCTTCGGTGGTGTGGTTCCACGCGGCGGACAAGGCCATCGTCGGCCACGCGGCCCGCCGGCAAATCATCGACGACCCCCGGCACACCGTCTTCGGCGCCAAGCGCTTCCTGGGCCGTCGCTACCAGTCCGAGTACGTCACGCAGCACAAGGACAAGTACGCCTTCGAGCTGGTGGAGGCACCGGACGGCTACACCGCGGTGACGATGTACGGGAAGCAGACGTCGCTGACGGACGTCACCCACCTGGTCATCAAGCAGATCCTCACCCTGGCCACGCACGCGGCCGGCGAGCCCTTCAAGGAGTGCGTGCTGACCGTTCCCGCGCACGCGAGCATCCGCCAGCGCGAGGCGGTGCGGCAGGCCGCCGAGATGTGCGGGCTGCAAGTGCGCGCCATCATCAACGAGCCGACGGCGGCGGCGCTCTACTACGCCAACCTGCGCAACCCCGAGCAGACGGTGATGGTGTTCGACCTGGGCGGCGGCACGTTCGACGCCACGCTGCTCGCGGTGCAGAACCGGGTGGTGAAGGTGCTGGCGACGGGCGGCGACGCGTTCCTGGGCGGCGCCAACTTCGACGAGCGCATCGTGGAGCTGCTGGTGGCGGACTTCCAGCGCCAGCACGGGCTGGACCTGCGCGGCAACCAGGTGGTGATGCAGCGGCTGGTCTTCGCCGCCGAGTCCGCGAAGATGGCGCTCAGCACGCGTGAGTCCACGGTGCTCCGGGTGCCCTGCATCGCGCAGAAGGACGGCGGCTTCATCGACTTCGACTACACGCTGACGCGCAAGCAGCTGGAGGAGATGGTGTTCCAGCTCATCGAGCGCAGCGCGTCCGCGTGCGACGACGTGCTCGAGCGCGCCAAGCTCAAGGCGGAGCACATCGACGAGCTGGTGCTGGTGGGCGGCCAGACGCGCATGCCCGTCATCCGGCAGCGCTTCTCCCACTTCAAGCGGCTGTCCTCGGACAAGGAGGTCAACCCGGAGCTGGGCGTGGCGGTGGGCGCGGCCATCCTCGGGCGCAACCTGGCGCGCGGAATCACCGGCCTGTCGGACGTGGTGCCCATGCCCATCGGCATCATGGTGCCCGGCGGCGCCCAGCACGAGGTCATCCCCGCCAACACCCCCGTGCCTGCGACGAAGTCGGTGACGCTGGAGCTGCCCCTCATCCCCGGCCCCATCTCCGTCGCCCTCTTCGAGTCGCTCGACACCACCACCGTGGACCGCGAGCTGCTCGGCACCGTGCGCATCGACTTGGACTGGCGCACCACGCACAAGGGGCCCACCACCCTGGAGCTGCGCATGGGCCAGGACTTCGTCCTCGCCGCCGCCCTCGTCTCGCCCCAGGGCACCCGCCACCCGCTGCCCATTACCGACCTGCGCGCCCCCAAGCGCACGTCGTGAGCGACTCGCTGCCACGGGGGCCCGAGTGGGAAGCAGGCACGCCTGTCTCCCCACCCGGGTCGGGTGACGCGGACTACGTGCAGTTGCCGTTGTAGCCCGGACCGCCGAAGTAGAAGTACCGGCCCCAGCCGCCCGGGTTGTTGCCCTGGATGATGTCGTAGCAATTGCTGTCGTTGCGCCACGCGCCCAGCGCCGTGGGCTCACGATAGACATTGCCCGTGTCCACGTAGAGGATGTTGCGGGTGTACGCGGCGTTGCTCCAGCCCGCGCCCGGGTACGCGCCGCTGCCCATGTCCGTGGACGTGTGGAGGTTGAGGTTGCGGTTGTCGATGATTTCGCCGCCGAAATCGATGACGTCCGCCCGGTCCGCCAGACCCGCCGCGTCGAAGCGCGCACGCGGGTAGTAGCCCACCCAGATGTCCTGGAACTTCAGCCACCAGGCGCCCGTGGTGCCATCCTTGTACCACATGAGCTTGAACTCATATTGGGCGCCGCCGGAGACGCTGTAGTTGTCGAAGCCTCCGCCGATGAAGACGGACGTGTTCGTCTGGACGAACGCGCCGCAGCTCAGGTTGTAGCAACCGCCGCTGCCGTAGTTGTCCGGCGTGAAGTAGATGAACAGGCGCGCGCGGTCATCACCGTAGAGGTCGCGGTAGCGCTGCCAGCCGGCCTCCACCGTCTCCAGCGACGCGCCGGAGCCGCGCACCACCCACATCTGCGACAGGCTGAACTCGCTGCTCAGCTCCGTGTACGGGCTCCACAGGTTGAAGATGGCCTCCGCGCCCATGTTGCCCACGCCCTGGGCGGTGTGCGCGTACTGGTGCAGGTCCGTGGGGCCCGCGCGCAGGGACGGCGTGGGCTGCTGCTCGGAGCGCCGCTTGCCCGTCTCCACCGAGACGTTGCCCGTCAGGTGATTGGGAATCTTGCGCCGGAAGTCGTCCACCGACTCGAAGCGCTTGAGCGTGTCGAGCGTCAGCTTGACGATGGGCACGCTCCCCTCCGGGCACTGCCTGCGCGCGCCCGTGGCGTCCACCTCGTCCGCGCGGCCCTCCAGCGTCGCGGGCTCGGCGCGCCACTTCGTCGCGAGCGAGTCCCCGGGCGCCACCTGCCGCTCCGGACGCGCGATGGGCTCGGTGCCCGGCGCCAGTTGGATGCGGTGGTTCTCCATGCCTGGCTGACGCAGCGCGGGCTGCGCGTACAGCGGCACGCAGTCGATGGCCTCGCCGCCCCGACTGGTGAAGCGATGCACCACGTCCTTCTCGTCGTAGAGCGACTCGGCGTAGGCCTTCATCCGGGCCAGCTCCGTCGTGTCCCGCACGCGCTCCACCAACGCCGTGCTCCCCGTGGCCTCGGGAGCGGCGACCTCGGGCGCCACGGCACCTCCGCACGCCAGCGCGCCCAGCATCACTCCGGACACCGGGCCCAGACGCCAGCCACGCGACGACCTTCGTTGCTCGTTCATGCAATGCCCCTCTTGGTGGGTTGGAATGCCTGGCCTGCTTCACGGCGAGGCATGGAATGAACGCCTGTCTGGGAATCCTTCGGTTCAAAGCGTTCCATGTCGCACGTGCGGATGCGTGGGCGCGCGGGAGGAGCAACGGCAGGGCGGGAAGATTGGCGCGGGGCTGGAGTCCTGGACGC
Encoded proteins:
- a CDS encoding AzlD domain-containing protein, which produces MTLLPILVLALGTYGFRVAGPLLSERLKLSARVQERMALATIAMLAALVATSTLLVQGGFAGWARPAGVLVGAVLACLRLPFIGVVIAAAASAAGLRLLGVP
- a CDS encoding Hsp70 family protein, translating into MSTAPILGIDFGTTNTSAAFFDKTGKLRLVPVTDKSFTLPSVVWFHAADKAIVGHAARRQIIDDPRHTVFGAKRFLGRRYQSEYVTQHKDKYAFELVEAPDGYTAVTMYGKQTSLTDVTHLVIKQILTLATHAAGEPFKECVLTVPAHASIRQREAVRQAAEMCGLQVRAIINEPTAAALYYANLRNPEQTVMVFDLGGGTFDATLLAVQNRVVKVLATGGDAFLGGANFDERIVELLVADFQRQHGLDLRGNQVVMQRLVFAAESAKMALSTRESTVLRVPCIAQKDGGFIDFDYTLTRKQLEEMVFQLIERSASACDDVLERAKLKAEHIDELVLVGGQTRMPVIRQRFSHFKRLSSDKEVNPELGVAVGAAILGRNLARGITGLSDVVPMPIGIMVPGGAQHEVIPANTPVPATKSVTLELPLIPGPISVALFESLDTTTVDRELLGTVRIDLDWRTTHKGPTTLELRMGQDFVLAAALVSPQGTRHPLPITDLRAPKRTS
- a CDS encoding AzlC family ABC transporter permease, which gives rise to MENVDRVLVRDVGAVALASGVVGVSFGALAVAAGMSVWMALFMSVVVFAGGAQFVVVGMVAAGGSPVAAVLAGLLLNARHLPFGLAVADLLGKRWPTRLLGAHLMVDESVAFALSQREPGRRRAAYWLCGGMLFVGWNTGVVLGGWAGRVVGSSESLGLDAAFPACMVALLLPSLLPPREQDAEAGARERAAKARKVALVGALIALVLTPWLPMGLPVILSILAVGVALR
- a CDS encoding neprosin family prolyl endopeptidase yields the protein MNEQRRSSRGWRLGPVSGVMLGALACGGAVAPEVAAPEATGSTALVERVRDTTELARMKAYAESLYDEKDVVHRFTSRGGEAIDCVPLYAQPALRQPGMENHRIQLAPGTEPIARPERQVAPGDSLATKWRAEPATLEGRADEVDATGARRQCPEGSVPIVKLTLDTLKRFESVDDFRRKIPNHLTGNVSVETGKRRSEQQPTPSLRAGPTDLHQYAHTAQGVGNMGAEAIFNLWSPYTELSSEFSLSQMWVVRGSGASLETVEAGWQRYRDLYGDDRARLFIYFTPDNYGSGGCYNLSCGAFVQTNTSVFIGGGFDNYSVSGGAQYEFKLMWYKDGTTGAWWLKFQDIWVGYYPRARFDAAGLADRADVIDFGGEIIDNRNLNLHTSTDMGSGAYPGAGWSNAAYTRNILYVDTGNVYREPTALGAWRNDSNCYDIIQGNNPGGWGRYFYFGGPGYNGNCT
- a CDS encoding sigma-54-dependent transcriptional regulator, translated to MPASVLIVDDEKNILLTLSQSLQLAGYQTHLAASGQVALDVVSARPVDAVLMDVKMPDMDGLTALARLTELRPELPVIMMSGHGTIDTAVKATQLGARDFLEKPIARERLLVALRNVLKHQAAMEELRELREQLGRYDMVGSGPAMQRIFSLIQRTAPSEGRVLITGENGTGKELIARALHQNSRRKASPFVKLNCAAVPHELIESELFGHEKGAFTGAVSVRRGKFELAHEGTLFLDEIGDMPPAMQAKLLRVLQEGELERVGGAETLKVDVRVIAATNKNLEQEIAAGRFREDLYYRINVVQIHSPPLRERREDLPDLIGTFLREACAKNGRRPLTLSPDALAVMSAYDYPGNVRELRNLVERLAILCEGPVVTRTDALELLPRGRGAVPPPVEQVAAPAPSVDSAVVAAASTPAPALMAPPPPSAPVVGFRPRADKTFREQVEDAEREIILYVLAHTHDNVTEAARLLDLERGHFYKKMKALGLRRGQSET
- a CDS encoding RICIN domain-containing protein, whose protein sequence is MRGVLARRERIRDGSFCLGARGRHLVSARCDDSLEQQWVVTPFEVPGAAPPPGFRGIRLKSAATGGCVEGAPEPVGGARIRLHPECLPQPSQQWNVHRSVFERLLMQTPPEAARAPQRRPRASGDTERLHFYSDESRTLLVGWRDRDCLGAQTSWGVSSPHETRVSTSCPGEAGGLE
- a CDS encoding OmpA family protein, which translates into the protein MRRISLWAGLGLAMAVLTGCPPSYPNCKDDSTCSEKGEVCVQGTCQECATDANCKEGFSCQGNKCAPKPPECTVDNQCGDGRICEAGKCAEAQCKDDSACPSGGKCQAGRCQVPTDTCASNSDCGDGQECSAGRCVTASADKCDWSPIRFGFNESSLDSSAQQRLSDLANCLKTSPGGKLTLAGHADERGTEEYNLQLSNRRAAAVKRYLTDLGIKSNTVTTVGYGETRPVNNASSEEAWSENRRVEFQR
- a CDS encoding helix-turn-helix domain-containing protein, with the protein product MPVKRTPKTPRPLDAIAVALRRERERADMSLSELARRADISKSTLSQLESGAGNPSIETLWALAVALGVPFSRLVDPPAREVRVIRAGEGAAIRSEQAHFTGIMLSACPPGARRDLYVITLEPGSARHAQAHIPGSVEHLIVSKGRLRAGPTDNPVELAPGDYATFPGDVPHLYEALAPHTVAVMVMEHV
- a CDS encoding helix-turn-helix transcriptional regulator, with amino-acid sequence MVTRSRMERALLGALRELSDAELPLGELFTRLNVLLREPLGVDASCWHGTDPATGLVTSTVMENLDPRGFERAAYLELWAPEPLTFAGLRASGQRVGSLRRAAGEKLDESARYRELIAPFGFGDELRVNFDLSSGCWGAATFLRATDRGPYTERELGMMERFSAHIGQMLWRSYQGTVPKGDGQPLPGIAVLGPRGQLMSADPRAEAVLAELAETSPSSTGVPSGVITVAEHARGLGAAGRKDVPSRSRVRTRAGQWLTLHASLLEGRPDGQVAIVVAPATPAEVLPMALMSLGLTAREQDVAILVTQGHTTDTISRRLVITPATVQDHLKAIFTKAKVRSRREFIAQLVGMSAGPLPQGVARGA